In the Natrinema sp. CBA1119 genome, CGACCAGTGAGCGTGATCAGGTTCATCCACCCTCAGCGACCGAAACGAATGGCCGGGAAACGCAGGTTCGATCTCGAGTGGGCGAGCGGACACGACACGAGGGTCACAACGGAGCGACCGTCAAGAGTAGATCGACGCGACACGAGCACGCCAACGGGCAGTCCGGGAACTGGAAGGTGTCCCGTGAGTATCACGAAAAGCGCAGGCGGGACGACGGCTGGTACTGTTTCGTCGTCTATCGAGCGCATGGGCGCTCCGGCTGCACGATCCGACGTGATGAAATGGTCCGCTCGAGCGATGTTCCACGGCTCCGGCGGCGCGGTGGCGACGATCACTGCGGAACCGAGCGAGCGAAACTATCGAGTGACGCTATCGTCTGAATAAGCGATTCCGCTCCGCCTTAATCGCCTCTTTCCCTCGGATCGGAGACTGTCATGAAAACGTATCAGTAGCCGTTGTCTGACACACGTCAGTAGAGGAACGTCCGGTTTTATGTGGCAGTTCCTGACATCGGTGACTGTGCAACCGACTCAATCACTCAGTCTGAAGGTTGTAGAAAAAATTGCCGAGCGGGAAGGGATCGAACCGGAAGAACTCCACCCACCGATCCACGATGCGATTAACACGGACGCACTCGACTCACTCTATCAAGCGAGTGATCCCGAGAGGAATCCGTCTAAAGTCGAATTCGCCTACAGCGGCTACACGGTGACTGCCGA is a window encoding:
- a CDS encoding HalOD1 output domain-containing protein, whose translation is MWQFLTSVTVQPTQSLSLKVVEKIAEREGIEPEELHPPIHDAINTDALDSLYQASDPERNPSKVEFAYSGYTVTADSTGKGPCLDA